AAACGAAGCGTGAACTGTCACCAAAGGAGTTTTTCTGGATCTGCAAAGGGCACTGTGGTGGTACAAATTtaactctgtctgtctctcttttagCAATTAATTTTAACCTCAGTGCAAAGTTCAGTAACTACTGAGCGCTCTTcacaatatttattttccttctttattcatatattttgtCCCTTTATCATTCAAATCCGTACACAACCACTACCAAGATGCACCCCGAATGCTCAGTTTCCCTTGAAGCAAGGCCTCTAAAActgttttaagttttaaaaatcacaatattttttttttaatttcaccttGAAAAGGGAAATTTGGAATTGCGCTTCTATCTCTGTATGCACTCGCATGAGACAGATTTGAGGTAAAACTGAAAGTGGCAGAGGTGAATATATTCAAACTTTTCGGTACCAAAAACTCTAAATGCCACAATTTAAATACTGCAACACAGTGCCACTCTTTCAAATTCTTTGCTTCCATcacagactgtatttaaaagatggacgtagcctCATGACATGAAAAGGGAAGCCAGTATAAAAGTAAACAACACTAGATCTGCAACATGAAGGTAATTTTGACTCCTTGGCATTTTTAAATTAGTGCaactcttaaaataaaaaccatcaCGTCATATTTCCTGACATTTGCTGAAATTGATTTATCCCTCATAAAGTGAATTTTGGGGCGACCATTTATAAGAAGAATAACTCCAAGGACATCATATTGACCTCATAGAACTGACCGCAAAGCGGTGCACTCAGCCTTTGGGTCTTGCCTGGTTGCCTAGGAACACATTTTGAAGGCTGCTATCATATGAGCCAGAGCTAGCTAGATCAGTTTGATAGAGTTACATATATAGGGGACAGCAATTGATGAATAATGAAGATGAATAATTACTATAGACCGAATAAGTTGCTGGCTTTGCAGGTCAGCAGAGGGACTGTGGCTGACCTGAGGGCCCAGAGTGTGGACGAGTAATCTGAGCAAATATAGAGGGAAATCTGGAGCAGAGCAGCCTAATGAGAAGGGTTTCAGATCTGAGGAGCAGAGCTGAGGAGGGCTACAGACTGAGGTGAAGCAGAGTAGACTGAATGAGAAAGGCTGCGAGGCTGGTGAAGCAGAAGCAGCTGTGGACAAGATGATAAACATTCTTTGTTCTGCCTGTGTAATTAATCTTATGACTACTCTTATTatgattaatttattaaaatgcatttcttgttttgttgtagcCAGCTGtgatgtcaattttaaaatgcaggcAATGCAGGCAGTTCAGTCTGTGTCACAGTGAGCGctctggttttttgttttttctggggttttttataccatcttttattttagtttaactaatACCACTCATTTTCCACAAcgatttattctttttaaaagttcttCTTCCAGAATAATTCAATTCTAATTAAATTCTAAATAATTTGCAAAACATACACAGTCAtgcacagtacgatatgcagtgaaatgcttagacaactgctcgtgacctaagaaaaaaagactatgaataagataggaaataaatataaaaattaaaagggtaaatttaactaggaaggaataaaataaaatataaaaattaaggttaaaaatgaaataactgtacaacaacaaattagaatgaagggtaaatttaactgggaaagaataagataaaatatataaattaaagtttaaaataagataactgtacaacaaaatacacagtatagaactatataagaatgtatgaagaaatatagaaCAATAAGATCTGTGTAATGTGTGTaatgtgtaagaactgtatgtgtgggtcagtactgtgtggtggtgtgattgagagaccgtattgcctgcgggaagaagctcctcctcagtctctctgtgttggtcttcagggagcagaatcgctttcctgacctcaacagagagaacagtctgttgttgggatggctgaggtccttcacgatcttcctggccttggtccagcaccgcctgctgtagattgactgcaggtcagggagctcggagcggatggtgcgctcagctgaccgcacaaccctctgtagagctcgtctgtcctgcatggtgctgttcccgaaccaggttaagatgtttcccgtcaggatgctctctatggtgcacgagtaaaagttcctgagcaccttggagggcagttggaagtctctcaagcaactccgaggtatttgaagctgggCCCAAAATGCCCTCCCACCTCCCAAGCATTACAAAGGTGCTGTCAAACAACTTTCAAGGTCAGCTTAATAGTAAAACATAGAGCCTTTTGTTGTTATCTGCTCGCTGAATGTAGAGGTACTGTGACAAGTCAGTGATTCATAGCATATActactttttttcttccacaaGCAAAGGAAAAGAAGTCCCCTCTGCACCAAGGAAGGCCACAAGTGTATGAGTGttcttgctgctactgctgGCTTGAAGTATCACTAAAAGCTCCATCTAGGAAAGAAAAAGCAGGACATCAAGACATGCTGCAGCTTGAAATGGATACCTCATTCACTGAAGCTCCCCTGAGCCTAGGCAGTACTATTCAACCTTTCGCACTCTAAAACTATGTTggcacagaagaaaaaaaatgtctcaaGACTCAGCTTAAGCCTGTCATAACCTCAGAGTGCCATCAACAAGCTCTAAAGCGCCTGATTTCTTTACCTCCGGAGATCTGAGTTTAGTGCACTGAGATTTTAAGGATCTCTATGACGTAAATAAGTCTGTCCACTCACAGCTGACAACAGCAGACGTCCCTGTCTTCCATCTCCGGAGGGCCATCGCAAGCCCcctcaaacacagcagctgtgcCCAAGACCTTCCTGCTGAATAATAACAGTGCCACACAGTAGAAGAACAGGTGTTTATGTTCTGCTTTATATCTCCTTATACTTCTTATAGAAGccgaaaaataataaatacatacattttttaaaatgctagCGAAATTCCCAAAGAGGCTGTTGCTACATTGTGCTTGACAGAAATAACTGCACAAAGAAGGAAAGTTATTTCTAGACTTTATTTAATGACTGTGAAGACTCAAAAGGCCAAGCTAGAAACTAAAGGCCAAGTTTTCATGGAGTCAGATCTTGAAGGCTTTTAGCTGGTCCATGGGTGCTTTTATTATGACATGCTAaccaactttaaaacaaaatgttatttcataagaacaaaaagcatgttttcacttatttcttatttgGACCATGTTGAGCCCAGAAATCCAAActtgtatatatttattacatTGAGTAATGTGATAAATCACAAAGTATATGAAGCAATGATATCAAATAACTATGAATAAAAACCACACCAAACCTCTATGAGATTACATTTACTGTATGTCTAGCTGTTTGAATAGGCCTGGTACTGCCAATACTGTGCTGCAATACCCTCAAATGGAGGGGGTGGGATTTATAACGACATTTATCTTCATCACAAATGACCACAACAAGCCTCTATTAAATTTTAAGCAGCTGAAATGCTCTAGAGGTTCTGCTGAACAGCGTGTCAAAGCTTGTGGTGACACGGTCGCTGCATCTGGGATGCTTGGGACACTTTGGCGCTAGAGTTGCTAAGGTAACACATTACAGTTAATGACACAGTGTAGAGGTGAGGAAAGATGACAGCATCAAAGCATAATGAGTCATAACAAGAGGATTGTAATTTTATCAGCCACATTAGCATGAGCTGACTTACTTGTCCAATacgaaagacttttttttagtttgttacaATCTGTACGATATCAAGAAATCACATATGtggatgttttggggtttgtttttgttttttttagatttactgTTAACAACAGGGGTGTAAAACAGGCTAGAGTTGGTCCACCAAAGGATCCAGTCTGGCTTTGAAGAGTCAAAAAGTCGAAAAGGAAAAGAGCAGAAATTTGTGACTTTTCACTGTATTTCACACAAAGAAGAACTGTGCTGGAAGTCTTTAGGATTCATGAGTGGGTGTCTGAACTGTTAATTAGAGCCAAGACATAGGATTGGCCTTTACTGACAGAAAAATGGAGTGATCTGTTGAGATCAGCTGCATGTGTACAGTATGTGACCTGTGAAAAAAAGACAACCCAACCCTATAATTTTCCACTTTTGTGcatgaaaatttaaatgaacaaattGATGATGTCAGACTGAATCCAAAAGGAAACTGGAAGGTTGTTGACTTCCTTGTTTCCTGTTATCCAATGTGCCGTATACTTGCAAACTCTCATAAAATGAATGTTGAATTGTTAAGCGTGGCATTGGTCTCTGTTTTACAATACACTGAAAGTTTAAAGGACGTGGAAAGCagtgataaaaacatttaatgtttcCACAAACTGAGCGTTCCCTCCATCACATCATAAACGTGACTGTGATTGCTCAAGGACATTTTGAAAATAGCCTTGAAGAAGCCTTGTGCTCAATTTCATTAGTGGTTCCTGGTTTAATCCTGTAGCACTGCACCATATGAATTATCTGCCAGTGGTGCCAAATTGCTTTTGTCCCTGTTTCAGCCAGCAGAGCACTGCCAGCTACAGTGCAGATAAGGACAACCATAGGAAACTTTTACTAGAAGAGATTTTACAAACTATGGCATACTGTTGCATCTACATCAGCATTTTGGTTTCCTTACATCACTATAGTTTAATCAAAAAAGAGTTTTATATTCTAATTTGAGAATAAATTGGATGCACTCCTATCAACATCTGTCTGATGCCCTAATTGTAGCGTCTTTCTTGGTGGATTGAAGATACACTGTAAAACCCAACAGTGCATCTTACTAAAAGAAGTAAGTTGTTCTTACTCAGTTCTGAAAAATAGTTAAAGTAACTTTCATGAAGTGTGTTAGGTAGACCCAAAAGTATACATATGTTATAATAACTTTATTGTAATAAGTACACATgatgtttttgtaatgttttaagTACTGTTGCTTTAAACTGTTTAAGTAGTGTTAATTCATTTGTATTAGTCATCATCCACGGCCCCGCCCCCAGCGTTTTGCCTGGACTTGTCGGCCATGAGACACAAGTCTCGTCAAGAGAAATTTTGCAAGAGTGGAAAGTACAAGATAAacgttatttttatgtttttttgttaatgctTACTTCTAGCATACAAAACGTACATTTATCAGACTGCTTTGTTTTAGTTGTACTTTGTTGTAATTTATCAGACTACTTTGTTGTAGTAGCTCGTAACTTAGCTTGCCAGCACACAATTCCCGCCTAGCGCTGTATGGAGTCTGCcttcacaatttaaaaaattaacggTTGGTGGCTTGTTTCAATCAAATAGTTGGTAAGTAGTCTAATTTTTGCAAACTGCATGCCACAAAACCTTTGGTAAAATCAGTGTTTAGGCTTTTCTGACTCTGAACTTTATCAAGTTCAAATGTAGCCTACTTTTGACACAGTGAAAATGGTAGAAGATTTATTTAGTGTTCATTTTAAGAGTTTACTGGACAAGTTCAccttcacaaatttaaagtatGATGGTTAGTGGCATTTTAGTCGTGAAATAATTTACCTTTTCAAAGCTGCACTGCACCAAACCTAAACGTTTCTGACTCTGTACTTTCCAAGGGTTAGCCTATTGTGTACTTCACTTATGTAAAATTGCTTTATTATTTCATAACATTTAGAGTAGTTGACCAACCTGAATTGAAAATGAACTGTAGTTACTGTTTTCAAAGCTTGTGTTATCCAGGTTGACTGTTTTTAAGTGAAGTAAAAGTCTAAAAGTAAAAACTGTTCTGCTAGCTTTCTGTCCTCATGGCTTTTGTGTTATTACAGTCTGACGATTGAAGGAGCAGTAGCATGCCGAGAGATCATCCAGCACTGCACTAAAGACAGCCAGTAAAGGTGATTTTAAAACGATTTGGCATCAAAATGTGGAATTGCAAGTTGTGTAGTTTTTCTACTGCCATAAAAGTCATGTTGTTGAAGCATTATCGGCTCAACCATGGTCAGTACTCCACAATTTCACCCTTACCCTGTCTCTACAACACATGCATGTGTACATTTAGtacatttaattcattaaaGATACACATGTCAAGAATGCACACTCCCACACAAAGAAAAGACGGTTCTTATCTAGATTTGAATAAATATGGATTTTGTTGCCCTGTGTGTAATtttaagcagccatttattGAAAGCCAAATGTTTATCCATCTGAGGGGGCATTTAAAACGAAAAGAAACTGTTCCATGTCCTTTCAAGAACTGCAATTTTAAAACCAATGTATACTCAACCTTCAATGCCCACAAATGCAGAGACCACCAAAATTCAACAAGTTACAATGAAGGCATTGTGCAAAGTGTTATAAATGTAGAACAAAAAGATGACATGCAGCTTGATTCAATAGAGTCATCAGATGACAATCAAGTGGCATCCACCAGTGAAATCAGTGGAATTGAGGGTTTAGAAGAGCAGTTGCAATACAATCTGGCTGGATTTTTCTTGAAAATGCAGACCATTCTCCATGTGTCTCAGAGAGCAACACAGGAGATTATTGAGCATATTGatcagttgtttttgttatcaGTACCTCTGGTTAGAAAATCAGTTGTAGATATACTGAAAAAGCACAACTGTACATATACGGACAAACTGGTGGATGAGATTTGTCAGGCAGTTTCTGATAGTAATGTTTTACATAAATGTGTCACATCTGAAGGACCACTATCTACAGCAAAGAGGAGGAAATCATATTATGAAGAAAATTTTCCATATGTCAAACCTGTGGAGTATTTAATTGAATCGTCAAAGCACACTTATATGTATGTGCCTATTCTCACATCTTTGCAAttgttgttgaaaaaaaatgatgtgcTTGAAGAAATTAAACAAGCACCCACACAGATTCCTGGACATTTCATGTCATTTTGTGATGGATCCTACTACCAGGAAAATGTTCTACTGTCACAAGAGGGACAGAAATTGTCAATAATACTTTACGTGGATGATTTTGAAATCGCAAACCCACTTGGTACctcaaagaaaatacataaagtttttgcagtttattgGACACTGGCAAACTTTCCAGTTAAATCTTGTTCTGCTCTACACTGCACTCAGCTTGCTCTGCTGTGCAATTCCAATGATGTATGCCAGTTTGGGTATAAGGAAATGTTGTCACCACTCTTAAATGATCTGAAAACTCTTGAAGAAGTAGGTGTCTACATTGAGACTCTTGGTGAATGTCTTAAAGGCACTGTCTACTCTGTTGTGGCAGACAACCTTGCTGCCCATGGACTTGCTGGTTTCAATGAGAGTTTCAGGTCTACATATTTCTGTAGGTTTTGTCATGCCACCCAAACAGAAAtgcaaactgaaaatgctgttaCAGGGAATTATGTAATGAGAACAAAAGATGCTCATGATAATCTTGTGCAAGAGCTTCAGAATGATGACATTGAGGAAAACTATGGTGTTAAAAACCCCTGTGTTCTTTCTGACCATCTCTCTTTCTTCCATCCTGTCACAGGCTTCCCACCTGACCTCCTATACGACCTGTTTGAAGGTGTCGTTCCAGTGGAGTTGGCACATTGTTTAAAAGGTTTGATTTCTAAGAGATATTTTACCTTAGAAGACTTAAACAGAGCAATTCTGCGCTTTCCCTACCAACATTCTGACAAAGTTGATCGCCCTCATCCAATACCCTCAAATTTTGCCAGGCGAGGGACCATTGGTGGGAACGGGCATGAAAATCATGCCCTTCTTAGACTGTTGCCTCTTCTCATTGGCTCCAAAGTTCCAGAAAGAGACACTTTTTGGGAAGTGCTAATGGATTTAAAGGACGTAGTTCAGCTTGCCATGTCTCATACTTTTAGTGACGAGACCATTCAGTACATGGCCTGTAAAATATTAGATCACAGACAACTCTTTCAGGAAGTGTTTCCTAATGTTCGATTCAGGCCAAAGCATCATTACATCGAGCATTACCCACACTTAATAAAGTGCTTTGGCCCCTTAGTTCATCTTTGGACAATGAGATTTGAGGGAAAGCATAAGGTTTTCAAAAAAATAGTTCATGACACTCACAACTACAAAAATGTACTAAAAACTTTGGCAGAGAGACATCAAAGCATGATGGCATTTTATTTGTCCTTATCAACGTTTTTCAAACCACCTGTGCAAACATCCAAAATGGAGTCTTTGTACATTTCATCATTACCTGCAGATacacaattatttatttcaggTATTGCTGACAGTGACACAATATATGCAACAAAAAAGGTTACAATTAATGGCACAAACTTTGCAATTGGCATGTTTGTATGCACAGGTGCTTATGCTGCATTGCCAGAGTTCAAAGAGATTCTTAATGTACTGCTCATCAGaaacaacatttattttctcttgAAAGACTATGACACTTATTACGTTGAGCACTTGCGTTCATATGAAGTAGCAGAGAATCAACAGAGGGGTCTCCGTCACAGTGTAAAATCTCTGTGCCAACTGTCTGACCACATGCCGCATGTTGCTTACAAGATAGCAAATGAACTCATTCTAACAACAAACCATTTCATTCCAGTGTCTGACTAAAGAAACAGAACTGAGACATCAGCTGATTCCACCAATTTCTGAACCAATGCAAAGGTAATTCATCtattcagtttttttgtattcacataaatgtttttatatttttgcacaattaatattttgcaaataactgtaaacacaaacatgtattaAAATGCcactataatatgtgaaacctGTCTTTTACAGAAATAACAAATTCAGATGGAGGCAACAGGAATATTGAAGCTAAGGGTCATCCTTGATAAGGATAACGCTGAAAAACTTATTTTGCCATCTCGTCCAAACAGTGTGCAAGCCCTCATAGATGCGATCAAATCTAGGCTAAATTTTACTTTTGACTTTCGGCTTCAGTTTCATGACCCAGATTTTGATAATGCCTTGTGTAATTTGGTTAAAATAGAAGACCTGCCAGCTATAGCATCTGTTAAAGTTGTCAGGTTAGTTGAGCTTGACCGGATTTCAACGAGCACTGATGACACAATCCTTCAGACTGATAGCACTGATACCATAGATTCACCAGAGCGTATTAGTAGATGGCCAGAAGTTTTTATTGTTCCGCCATTTTCTTATGAAGTGGAACATGTATTAAGAGAGGGTAATGCAGCATTTGATAAAAATGGGAAAGTAATTACGCTGACACGAgatcaaaaacacaacatactTGAGACAATGGGGGAAGAAATCTACAAACTAAAAGCATACCCTAGTACAACACAAATTGGCAAGGCTGCAGAAGCTTTAGTTAGAAAACATCCCTGTCTGAAAGAGAGGAATTCTGACACTGGGTGGGAAGGGTGGAAGAATAGCCTGAGATATAAAATGGGAAACCAAAGAAAGAAGTTGGCTAAAGCTGGCATCATGGATGTTGCTGTGAATGCTGGAAAGCGCAGCAGAACAAACCCAGATGGAGCTTCACCAAGGGCCAATATTAAAAGACCTAGGAGAGGTGAGGTCAACTTCCTTCCTTCTTATCCTTCTGGAGAAACAAGGGAGTCTCTGGAAACCAGAAGACTTGAGATGGTAGAGGAGTTCAAGAAAACCTCAGCAGAAAGAGACATCCCTCTCATTCATCAGCATATGATGCCCACTTTTGCCCTCCGGCGTGAAGAGATTGTCACCACTTCTCCTCCTGTATCAGAGCTCAAGGACAGATGGCCAGCACTCTTTCATGAGACACAGGTAAGTACAACTACATATATAACATTTGCTGTTCATATAGTATGCTGTGTTTTGCTTATAATATTTTTGGAATTCTCTTCAGCTCTACTTTGAATTTCATCGGATCACCAATCAGAATCTGCCACATGTGTTTTATGCTGCACTGGATGATTATGCTCCTCAGCTGATTGGACTttacaaaaagaggaaaactggACGGGTCGGTGAAAGGATGGAGCAGCTTTTGTTGGCATATGGAAAACAGGTATTTAAAAATACTAATTATTATTCTGCTTGCTTGGCAGTTGCCATtgttatgtttatatatatatatatatatatatctttattttatttatttatttattttgtttttaggaCAAAAACGACATCTATGCAACTAGAACAGCAGCTCTGGCCGGCCTACCAATGTACCTCAAGGAGGATTCTTCAGAGATTTTCAAAACATGCAAGGTACTTGGGTATTACAATAATTTgcacatttgaatttaaaaaaggttGAAAGGAGTTTATAAGTCATCTGGACTTGGGTTGAAAGTTGAAGACGTGAAGTTGAATGACTTATAAACTTCTTTCATCCTTGATTTGACTggatgaatgaaaaatgaaccTTCACTGTCAATTTAAAACATGTTATGatatatagaatttgaaaaactgaagaaaggTGCCTGACCATTTGTATTTATACTTTTAACAGAGGTATTACAGATGAATAATTGTGCACTGTGTATTATAGGAGGAAAATGAGTTCTATGAAGCCACAATTGCTCTGGTTGCTGATGTCGATGAAGAGGAGGTGCCTGGAGGAGTTCCTTTCTCACCACGCCAAGTGTTCATAGTACTTGAAGATCAGGTTGTTATGACTCATCACTCATGGACTGATGCcctggtgtgtttgtttgggctAATCTATGCTCTGCATCTGAGCTATCCTGAGAAGTGTACTGGCTTTTTTGAGTTCATTCAAGTAGTGTTGCTGAAGCTAGACGATGAGAGAAagcaactaaaactaaaattgcAGACACTAAAAAATGAGCTTGTGTagatgatgtttgtttttcactgtcaGTATAGTCGTGCTTTTTCAGTTATCTGTGAATGGCTTCAATAGTTTCATTTGTTCAGGGTAATTAGCTTTCTAAAAAGCAATGTGGAGAAAGCTAAGAATAAGGAGACAATCCATATTTGACGTTTTGTTTGTGattgaaaaaaatctttacatAGTGTGTAATCTTAAGCTTATTTCTAAAAACACCTTTTAGTTACATGGAAATCTTTTGGAAGATAACTGATAATTAGTCAATATGTACAGTATACTttcatgctttatttttttaattgtgtgaTGAGTGCCAGTTCACTTGACTCGAGGTCTGGGCAAAACTGTTGAGAAGCCACAAATACCTTTGAGAATATTTTTTGTTAGTTCAGCTGTTTTCTATAGTTGCATTGCTGTAGTGCATCTGATTTCATTATTATACTAAATGTTACTTAAAATTGTGATTGTTATGGCTCTAATTGCCTCTAGACTATTGTTTTTTATATGATGTACAcctaaatgtgtgttttgtatatttaattgattttcaaaatgctacaaaaaacattcaaaattcCCTAAAAGCGCAAGTTTTAAAATGCctaattatttgtttgtttgataaTGGCTTTAGCAGTCATAGGTTATGACTCAAAGTATGGTTGTATTCATTCTATATTTTCTCTGCAGTTAAAgttaataaaaactgaatggaaAGAACAATAGCTTGGTTTTGTGTTAATAGTACTTGAACCATTTGGTGCAATCGGTTTCCCCAAATGGATTAAGTTGTTTAAATACAACTATTTAAGTTAATTTAACTTAATTTGAATATGAGCATGTAACACTTTAAATAAGTTTGAATAAATACAGCATCTTAGTACAACAAATTTAATGGTTTAAGTTAAAACATACTAAAAACAATGAGTAAATAAACATAATGCATTTGAGTTACATTATCATATTTGCTTTGGGTTCTTGGGACTCTAATAAAGTACTTAAATAATCCAAAACTGTTTAAGTTATAAAACTTGAATCAATTGGTGCAATCGGTTTCCCCAAATCATTTGAGTTAACTTAACTGGTCAGGTTTTACAGTGTAGGGAAGgtcaaatgttaaaaattatGACATAAATCTTGAAAAAGCCAAATGGCAAGAAAGTAAGAAACACACATAAGAAGTTATATAGAGACTTGAAAGGCAAACTCAAACAGCTGGTACGATAAACACCTGGGAACATTATAGGATGTGCAAACCACAGGTGTCAGTTATCATTAAACCACTATGCAACAACGCCTACACAAATGTAAAGGAAGAAactagaaataaaaatacagcaaattTATTGAAATACgtaaaaatataaatggaaaTAGAGGATATAAGTTGAAAACAGAGTCTGTAAAATTAAACTCTCTTAGGTGATTTCTTTAAGaatttctgtaaatagtttcaGGAATAGCTCTCAGTGCTTCTTGGAGGACACTACAAAACTCTTTGTTGGGTGTTTCTTGCCTTTCGTTCTGTTCTGTCAAGAGGAACACAACATGCTTGAATGACCACCACTTTCTCTTTGCATCCCTTtattaagaatggcttcttgacagacaACCTTCTGCCATTTTTGACAAGGCTTCAGTAAatagtagatggatcaactgaaaggACAGATTCTTCTCTCAGGtcttgtgtcaggtctttgctggaatATTTCGTTATGATTTTTAAGGACTTGACTTTGTTTGCTTATATActggtcagtgttaagtggtgtaacaaagaataaaaatgttcttCTGAAAATTAATGACTGGAGTGaacatgagtgaaaaagcagtcaagaaacaaaaacaacaaaaaaagtgaaagaccttcagaattCCTgtagaactattgctcaagaccaaaaaacaaagggagaaatgtttcccactatgttgtcaaaggagcttgcaaagaaaagcgtctggacgtccagacgcttttctttgcaagctcctttgactacaatgacctggatgactgagaaccttcacagacatattcccACTATATTGTGTCAccgttttgtttgtgtgtttgtttgtttgtttttgtttttgttgttgtttttaccacTATTGAGCATTTAAGaactgaggaggaaaaaaaatggtggTTTTGAAATAACCATATAAAACTGACAGCCTGGCTACATATCAATGCATAGTTCATTAGTGATGATATACAACTGCATAGGTGAGTAGCATGGGTAACATTGCACATTTGTGAAGTCACCATATTTTTCTACACAAAATTACATCAGTGATC
This Astatotilapia calliptera chromosome 7, fAstCal1.2, whole genome shotgun sequence DNA region includes the following protein-coding sequences:
- the LOC113025984 gene encoding uncharacterized protein LOC113025984 isoform X1, whose protein sequence is MWNCKLCSFSTAIKVMLLKHYRLNHGQYSTISPLPCLYNTCMCTFSTFNSLKIHMSRMHTPTQRKDGSYLDLNKYGFCCPVCNFKQPFIESQMFIHLRGHLKRKETVPCPFKNCNFKTNVYSTFNAHKCRDHQNSTSYNEGIVQSVINVEQKDDMQLDSIESSDDNQVASTSEISGIEGLEEQLQYNLAGFFLKMQTILHVSQRATQEIIEHIDQLFLLSVPLVRKSVVDILKKHNCTYTDKLVDEICQAVSDSNVLHKCVTSEGPLSTAKRRKSYYEENFPYVKPVEYLIESSKHTYMYVPILTSLQLLLKKNDVLEEIKQAPTQIPGHFMSFCDGSYYQENVLLSQEGQKLSIILYVDDFEIANPLGTSKKIHKVFAVYWTLANFPVKSCSALHCTQLALLCNSNDVCQFGYKEMLSPLLNDLKTLEEVGVYIETLGECLKGTVYSVVADNLAAHGLAGFNESFRSTYFCRFCHATQTEMQTENAVTGNYVMRTKDAHDNLVQELQNDDIEENYGVKNPCVLSDHLSFFHPVTGFPPDLLYDLFEGVVPVELAHCLKGLISKRYFTLEDLNRAILRFPYQHSDKVDRPHPIPSNFARRGTMASTLS
- the LOC113025984 gene encoding sterile alpha motif domain-containing protein 3-like isoform X2 — its product is MEATGILKLRVILDKDNAEKLILPSRPNSVQALIDAIKSRLNFTFDFRLQFHDPDFDNALCNLVKIEDLPAIASVKVVRLVELDRISTSTDDTILQTDSTDTIDSPERISRWPEVFIVPPFSYEVEHVLREGNAAFDKNGKVITLTRDQKHNILETMGEEIYKLKAYPSTTQIGKAAEALVRKHPCLKERNSDTGWEGWKNSLRYKMGNQRKKLAKAGIMDVAVNAGKRSRTNPDGASPRANIKRPRRGEVNFLPSYPSGETRESLETRRLEMVEEFKKTSAERDIPLIHQHMMPTFALRREEIVTTSPPVSELKDRWPALFHETQLYFEFHRITNQNLPHVFYAALDDYAPQLIGLYKKRKTGRVGERMEQLLLAYGKQDKNDIYATRTAALAGLPMYLKEDSSEIFKTCKEENEFYEATIALVADVDEEEVPGGVPFSPRQVFIVLEDQVVMTHHSWTDALVCLFGLIYALHLSYPEKCTGFFEFIQVVLLKLDDERKQLKLKLQTLKNELV